The Desulforegula conservatrix Mb1Pa genome has a window encoding:
- a CDS encoding transposase, with the protein ELAGFQHEPHVTGGGKAAVEHPSFKWVNIILGNLKNALKGTYHAINRKHVPRYLAEFQYRFNRRYDLPSMIHRLIYVALRTPPMPSTMLSMAEAEW; encoded by the coding sequence GAGCTCGCTGGTTTCCAGCACGAACCCCATGTTACTGGAGGTGGTAAAGCAGCTGTAGAGCATCCATCCTTCAAATGGGTCAATATAATACTTGGTAACTTAAAAAATGCGCTCAAAGGTACTTATCATGCAATTAATCGCAAGCATGTTCCGCGGTACCTGGCAGAATTTCAGTACAGATTCAATCGCCGATATGATCTGCCGTCCATGATTCACAGACTGATTTATGTTGCTCTTAGGACTCCACCCATGCCATCAACCATGCTTTCTATGGCTGAAGCAGAGTGGTAA